Proteins encoded in a region of the Zea mays cultivar B73 chromosome 2, Zm-B73-REFERENCE-NAM-5.0, whole genome shotgun sequence genome:
- the LOC103647499 gene encoding AT-hook motif nuclear-localized protein 17, whose amino-acid sequence MSLGKRDMSQERLYQDRKDVPPIHFTTPPPPPSHHHPQQHGRHGEQQQQLECFSDEVDSRGSAERKEPASGGAPVVPGGGDDGASIELSKKRRGRPPGSKNKPKPPVVVTREAEPAAAMRPHVIEIPCGCDVADALARFAARRNLGICVLAGTGAVANVSLRHPSPGGPAVMFHGQYEVLSISATFLPPAMSAVAPQAAAAAACLSISLAGPHGQIVGGAVAGPLYAASTVVLVAAAFTNPTFHRLPADDDASVSVSVSVSLSAGSGDPADEHRGGHQDRREQPPQEHRPLAVRRQPAPHPASAAQTVEPCGPPDVPIYAACHPQPHDVMWPPPPRAPQMPPPY is encoded by the coding sequence ATGTCGCTTGGCAAAAGAGACATGAGTCAGGAGCGCCTGTACCAAGATCGCAAGGACGTGCCGCCCATCCACTTcaccacgccgccgccgccgccatcccACCACCACCCCCAGCAGCACGGTAGACACggtgagcagcagcagcagctggagTGCTTCTCCGATGAGGTGGACAGCCGCGGGAGCGCCGAGCGGAAGGAGCCCGCCAGTGGTGGGGCACCGGTGGTGCCGGGTGGCGGCGACGACGGGGCGAGCATCGAGTTGTCCAAGAAGCGGAGGGGCCGGCCCCCGGGGTCCAAGAACAAGCCGAAGCCGCCCGTGGTGGTCACGCGGGAGGCGGAGCCGGCCGCCGCGATGCGCCCCCACGTGATCGAGATCCCCTGCGGCTGCGACGTGGCCGACGCGCTCGCTCGCTTCGCGGCACGGCGGAACCTCGGGATCTGCGTGCTCGCGGGGACGGGCGCCGTCGCCAACGTGTCGCTCCGCCACCCGTCGCCCGGCGGGCCCGCCGTCATGTTCCACGGGCAGTACGAGGTCCTGTCCATCTCCGCCACGTTCCTGCCCCCCGCCATGTCCGCCGTGGCGCCgcaggccgccgccgccgccgcgtgccTCTCCATCTCGCTGGCGGGGCCGCACGGGCAGATCGTCGGCGGCGCCGTGGCCGGCCCGCTGTACGCCGCGTCCACCGTCGTCCTCGTCGCGGCCGCCTTCACTAACCCCACCTTCCACCGCCTCCCAGCGGACGACGACGCGTCCGTGTCCGTGTCCGTCTCCGTCTCGCTCTCCGCCGGCAGCGGCGATCCAGCAGACGAGCACCGAGGCGGCCACCAAGACCGCAGGGAGCAGCCGCCGCAAGAGCATCGTCCTCTCGCCGTACGGCGCCAGCCCGCGCCGCACCCTGCCTCGGCAGCGCAGACCGTGGAGCCGTGCGGACCACCGGATGTGCCCATCTACGCCGCTTGCCACCCGCAGCCGCATGACGTGATGTGGCCGCCGCCACCTCGCGCGCCGCAAATGCCGCCGCCGTACTGA